A genomic window from Babylonia areolata isolate BAREFJ2019XMU chromosome 9, ASM4173473v1, whole genome shotgun sequence includes:
- the LOC143285810 gene encoding neuronal acetylcholine receptor subunit alpha-7-like: protein MMYSKLGLCVTVLFILLSMGSISAESPNAYRHRLEALRTHLLSNYSGHFAPFQKEGEQFSVHVMFTLAAIFDLNAAYQLLKTMVSLTTVWTDTDLRWNKTEVGSPGEGIHHVGFRAEEIWTPRLMTVNTADNIQVMNHYDNLLVYYNGECTGQLSLHLSTTCQVDVTYYPFDTQHCKVIFTSPFGDNLNLTGSVLKFPLHDLIEKSGEWEVEKIISSDIIIISSNVYDASFVEFQLTLRRHFLFYVFTVLVPMMIMSVTGACGFLLPMQCGEKVSFQVSIMVSLSIFLSFVNDSMPTTSTSISRLAVYVDLLLLQSGLSLLATVTMLRGHYHREKLDQEQKERKTFNTSEAPEPQNVAREVTNMGQKDGGWQTVSSRIRRFWSWLRNVIRRSYCCCLCCMSPEYMNVFFFILFLSTTLAGPLVFLV from the exons ATGATGTATTCCAAACTAGGATTGTGTGTCACAGTACTTTTTATTTTGCTGTCTATGGGATCGATTTCCGCGGAATCGCCAAATGCCTATCGTCATCGTTTGGAGGCTCTGAGGACTCATTTGTTGAGCAACTACAGCGGCCATTTTGCTCCTTTTCAGAAAGAGGGAGAACAGTTTTCAGTGCACGTGATGTTCACCTTGGCCGCCATCTTTGATCTGAACGCTGCTTATCAG CTACTGAAGACGATGGTCAGTCTGACAACAGTTTGGACAGACACTGATCTGCGATGGAATAAAACAGAAGTGGGATCTCCTGGAGAAGGCATCCACCACGTGGGATTCAGAGCTGAGGAGATCTGGACTCCTAGACTTATGACTGTCAATACAGCTGACAATATTCAG GTGATGAACCACTATGACAATCTTCTGGTCTATTACAATGGAGAGTGCACGGGCCAGTTATCTCTGCATCTCAGCACTACCTGCCAGGTGGACGTCACCTACTACCCCTTTGACACCCAGCACTGTAAG GTGATATTCACTTCACCTTTTGGTGACAACCTTAATCTGACAGGAAGCGTGTTGAAGTTTCCTTTACACGACTTGATCGAAAAGTCCGGGGAGTGGGAAGTGGAGAAAATCATCTCTtctgacattattattatcagctcCAACGTTTATGACGCTAGCTTCGTGGAGTTCCAGCTGACCCTTCGTCGTCACTTCCTCTTCTACGTGTTCACGGTTCTGGTTCCAATGATGATCATGTCAGTCACTGGGGCCTGTGGCTTCCTACTGCCCATGCAGTGTGGGGAAAAGGTCTCCTTTCAG GTGTCCATCATGGTGTCGCTGTCAATCTTCCTGAGCTTCGTCAACGACAGCATGCCCACGACGTCCACCAGCATCTCCCGGCTGGCTGTCTATGTGGACCTGCTCCTCTTGCAGAGTGGTCTGTCTCTGCTGGCCACAGTGACCATGCTCAGGGGGCACTACCACCGGGAGAAACTCGACCAGGAACAGAAAGAGCGGAAGACCTTCAATACTTCGGAAGcaccag AACCCCAGAATGTAGCAAGGGAGGTCACCAACATGGGACAAAAAGATGGCGGCTGGCAGACAGTTTCCTCCCGCATCAGACGGTTCTGGAGCTGGCTACGTAACGTCATCAGACgatcctactgctgctgcttgtgCTGCATGTCCCCAGAGTACATGaatgtcttcttctttatcctgTTTCTGTCAACCACTTTGGCCGGCCCACTTGTGTTTCTCGTTTGA